From Balneola sp. MJW-20:
CTCAGCCTCCTTTGGGTGATCCCTTTTGCCGGTATATTACTTTCCATAGCCCTTTTTCCATTATTTGCCGAAGAATTCTGGCATCATCACTTTGGTAAGATCTCAGGTTTCTGGGCTGCATTATTGATCATACCCATGATCGTACAATTTGGTTTTGACAAAACACTTTACGAGGTCTTACACGCTTATCTCCTGGAGTACTTCCCATTCATCATTCTATTATTTGCACTCTTTACGATCTCAGGCGGGGTAAGGATCAAGGGATACATGCGGGGCACTCCCGAGGTGAATACCGGACTTTTATTACTGGGTACGATTCTGGCCAGCTGGATGGGTACTACCGGAGCCGCAATGCTGCTTATCCGCCCGATGCTTCGCGCAAATGAATGGAGAGAAAAGAAAGTTCACATGGTGGTCTTCTTTATCTTTCTGGTTGCCAATGTGGGGGGTTCACTGACGCCCCTCGGTGACCCTCCCCTGTTCCTTGGATTCCTGCAGGGCGTTGACTTCTTCTGGACCACAACTAACTTGTTTGTAGAAATGTCGTTTGTGGTCGTGATCCTGTTACTGGTTTATTATTTCTGGGACCGATACCTGTTCAACAAAGAGAAACATAATGAGCCTAAATCCGAAGGCAGTGAAGCTTTCGGTCTGGAAGGATCCTTTAACCTTTTACTTCTCGGTGGTGTTGTTGGCGCCGTTCTCTTCTCCGGACTCGCTGATCTCGGTGAATTTACTGTCTATTATGTTCATGTAACCTATCAGAACCTGATCAGAGACCTTACTCTTCTCCTGTTGTCCTGGTTATCCTGGCACTATACTTCCAAAGAAAGCCGGGCTGCAAACGGTTTCAACTGGTTCCCTATTCAGGAAGTAGGGAAGTTATTCGCAGGTATCTTTATTACGATCATTGCCCCTATTGCAATGCTTAAGGCCGCGAATAATGGTGAAGGTGCACTGCAATTCGTGAATAATGCGGTATTCAACAGTTCCGGAGATCCTATCAACGCTATGTTCTTTTGGATAACCGGTACACTCTCAGCATTCCTGGATAATGCACCGACCTACCTGGTCTTCTTCAATGCCGCCGGCGGTGATGCCCAGCTGTTGATGAATCAGCTGACCAGCACACTGGTAGCAATCTCTTCCGGTGCGGTATTCTTCGGAGCTGTGACCTATATCGGAAATGCTCCCAACTTCATGGTAAAATCTATTGCAGAACAGAGTGGTGTTGAAATGCCAAGTTTCGGTGGATATATGTTATGGTCGGTTGGTATATTGGTTCCGATCTACATTTTAGTCACCCTGATATTTATCTGATGATCCAAAGTTTTTTTCGGTCATATTTTCTTAAAGGGGCAGTTACACTGTCCCTTTTTTTTGGCATAGGTCATAATTCAAAAGCGCAGGTTACTCAAGATTCTGTGACAGTGGCTTTTCTCCCTGCCCTGTCCTATTCCTCAGATCTCGGTTTTATAGGCGGTGGATTAATGAATCGTTTTGAATATGCACCTGATACATTTCCGTTCGTTTCTTATACGCAGCTGGCCGTTATCGCTTCCACCCGCGGATTGTTTTCTTTTCAGGTTCTGCATGATGTACCCCGAAGTTTCGGAAAAGATCTGCGAACTACTACTGAGATCAGCACTTCCCGTTTTTTGCAGAACCAGTACTACGGAACCGGTAATTATGATAAACTGGAAGATCCACCTGAGGGGAATTCCGATTTCTATCTGTATAATTCCTATTCTGCGAGCCTGGATCTTGTACTGAGAAAGCCCGTATGGCGGCTCAACTACCGGCATCTTGACCTATGGGCTAATTATAATCTCAGCTATCAGACCCCTTTTTCGAATGATGCAGATCAGCTGATCAGTACTTCTCCCCCTGCAGGTATTGAAGGTGGGATTACATCGGCATTAGGGCTTGGGTTTATCTGGGACGGAAGGAATAATGAATTCGATCCGTCTAAGGGTACTTATCTGAGATCACAGTTAAGCGTGTCGGATGATCTGATCGGATCTGAATTTGACTATCTGAGTGTGGAGAATGAATTCCGGGCCTTTGTCTCTTTTTTCCTGATCCGGAAGATCACCTGGGCTAATCGTATCCTGTTTCAGAATACTAACGGAACCGTACCATACTGGAGAAGTCCCAGTCTTGGTGGTGAAGAGACTCTCAGGGGTTTTGCACAAAACAGGTTTCTGGACAGCAACGCGTTTCTTTTCAATACCGAATTAAGAACCTGGCTCTTTGATCTGCCTATAATGAATGGAAAGATCGGCGGTACTCTTTTCTTTGATGCGGGGCGGAGCTATAACAACAATACCACGCTGAGGGCTGCATTCGAAGATATCCGCTACACCTTCGGTTTCGGAGGAAACAGTTCTTTCTTTACACCCGATTTCATTATGAGAGGTGATGTAGGCTTCTCAGAAGACGGGGTGGGTCTCTACCTTACCGCAGGATATATATTTTAGGATAGTTGTGAGTCTTCGGAAGCCCAAAACCGGATGTTGAAATGCATTTTGATCTCAAGACATACCTGATAACTCAGGACTGCAGATCAGTCGATCGTAGAGCCCAGTAAATTTCTGTTCCGGAATATGATCACCTTGGCCTGATCTTTAAGCAGGTTTGCGGCATCCAGCAGCATCATCTCGTTTGGTGGAAAAGGCACCATGCTGCTTCCGACCTTATTTTCAGATTCTTCTGTCAGCGCTCTTTCATCCCCGCTGAAAGTAGCCGAATAGTGTTCAAATAATGCCGTAACGGATATATTCTCAGTTTTTACCAGCTGATCAGTACGCAGGTCGACGTAATCAAGGGTACCTCCGACAATAGCTTCTTTGAACTGGCGGGTCTCATTCACTTCGGCTGATATGGTAACCATATTCGGAACTCTGATATCATTGCCCAGGGAATCTTTTTTTACATTTCCTCTGTCGTCCAGCACGTATT
This genomic window contains:
- a CDS encoding sodium:proton antiporter, translated to MNLKSFSRKIKYFLAPLFVLLLSTAAFAAEEGASHGIDGSDLSLLWVIPFAGILLSIALFPLFAEEFWHHHFGKISGFWAALLIIPMIVQFGFDKTLYEVLHAYLLEYFPFIILLFALFTISGGVRIKGYMRGTPEVNTGLLLLGTILASWMGTTGAAMLLIRPMLRANEWREKKVHMVVFFIFLVANVGGSLTPLGDPPLFLGFLQGVDFFWTTTNLFVEMSFVVVILLLVYYFWDRYLFNKEKHNEPKSEGSEAFGLEGSFNLLLLGGVVGAVLFSGLADLGEFTVYYVHVTYQNLIRDLTLLLLSWLSWHYTSKESRAANGFNWFPIQEVGKLFAGIFITIIAPIAMLKAANNGEGALQFVNNAVFNSSGDPINAMFFWITGTLSAFLDNAPTYLVFFNAAGGDAQLLMNQLTSTLVAISSGAVFFGAVTYIGNAPNFMVKSIAEQSGVEMPSFGGYMLWSVGILVPIYILVTLIFI
- a CDS encoding BamA/TamA family outer membrane protein yields the protein MAFLPALSYSSDLGFIGGGLMNRFEYAPDTFPFVSYTQLAVIASTRGLFSFQVLHDVPRSFGKDLRTTTEISTSRFLQNQYYGTGNYDKLEDPPEGNSDFYLYNSYSASLDLVLRKPVWRLNYRHLDLWANYNLSYQTPFSNDADQLISTSPPAGIEGGITSALGLGFIWDGRNNEFDPSKGTYLRSQLSVSDDLIGSEFDYLSVENEFRAFVSFFLIRKITWANRILFQNTNGTVPYWRSPSLGGEETLRGFAQNRFLDSNAFLFNTELRTWLFDLPIMNGKIGGTLFFDAGRSYNNNTTLRAAFEDIRYTFGFGGNSSFFTPDFIMRGDVGFSEDGVGLYLTAGYIF